In Heliangelus exortis chromosome 18, bHelExo1.hap1, whole genome shotgun sequence, a single genomic region encodes these proteins:
- the LOC139804646 gene encoding olfactory receptor 4S2-like, with protein MENASSVKEFILLSLSENPGLQKIYFVMFLLFYVIIVGGNLLIVITVISSQLLKSPMYFFLCYLSFVDICYSSTTAPKMIADFLVEKKTISFGGCMAQLFGVHFFGCTEILLLVVMAYDRYAAICRPLHYTTLMTRQVCGLLVTTSWVGGFVHSIVQVLLISHLSFCGPQKIDHYFCDVYPLLQLTCTDTYTVGAVIVTGSGMVTLSSFLALVASYVAILVSLRSQTSAGWHKALSTCGSHITVVVLFFGPCVFIYVRPSRSLSEDKIMAVLYTLITPMLNPLIYTLRNAEVKNAMRKLWRRKVGSEKGKV; from the coding sequence ATGGAGAATGCAAGCAGTGTGAAGGAATTCATTCTTCTGAGCCTCTCGGAGAATCCAGGGctgcagaaaatatattttgtgatGTTTCTGTTGTTCTATGTGATTATTGTGGGGGGAAATCTGCTCATTGTTATCACTGTCATTAGCAGTCAGCTTCTCAAGTCTCCCATGTATTTCTTCCTCTGCTACCTGTCCTTCGTAGATATCTGCTACTCTTCCACCACAGCTCCCAAAATGATTGCTGATTTCCTTGTTGAGAAGAAAACCATCTCCTTTGGGGGCTGCATGGCACAGCTTTTTGGGGTGCATTTCTTTGGCTGCACAGAGATCCTCCTCCTCGTGGTGATGGCCTACGACCGCTACGCTGCCATCTGCAGACCCCTTCACTACACCACCCTGATGACCAGGCAAGTGTGTGGCCTGCTGGTCACCACCTCGTGGGTAGGAGGCTTTGTGCACTCCATAGTGCAGGTTCTTCTCATCTCTCACCTCTCCTTCTGTGGCCCTCAAAAAATTGACCACTACTTCTGTGATGTCTACCCCCTGCTACAACTGACCTGTACTGACACCTACACTGTGGGCGCTGTTATTGTCACCGGGAGTGGAATGGTGACTCTGAGCTCTTTCTTAGCCCTGGTGGCATCCTATGTTGCCATCCTTGTTTCCTTGAGAAGCCAAACATCTGCAGGGTGGCACAAGGCTCTCTCCACCTGTGGGTCCCACATCACTGTGGTGGTTCTGTTCTTTGGGCCGTGCGTCTTCATCTACGTCCGTCCATCCAGAAGTCTGTCAGAGGACAAGATCATGGCAGTGCTCTACACTCTCATCACCCCCATGCTGAACCCACTCATCTACACACTAAGAAATGCAGAGGTGAAGAATGCCATGAGAAAGCTGTGGAGAAGAAAAGTGGGAAGTGAAAAAGGGAAGGTGTAG
- the LOC139804493 gene encoding olfactory receptor 4S2-like has protein sequence MENNNNVTEFILHGLTQDKTVAKVFFLLFLVLYGTIILGNLVIIMTIKTSEQLNSPMYFFLSYLSFVDIGYSTVTAPNLIYHLLVEKKTISFWGCIAQVFVGHFFGCTEIFLLTVMAYDRCIAICKPLHYTTIVNKPACAWLVAASWLGGLVHSVVQTLLIIQLPFCGPNEIDHFFCDVHPLLQLACTDTYIIGVTVAANSGVISLSSFVVLVVSYAVILVSLRTHTPEGCLKALYTCSSHITVVVLFFGPCIFIYLRPSATFSADKVVSVFYTIITPMLNPLIYTLRNKEMKNAMKTLWSRKVEGRGERSNTARVCKMM, from the coding sequence ATGGAGAACAACAACAACGTGACAGAGTTCATCCTCCATGGACTGACACAAGATAAGACAGTAGCCAAAGTGttcttcttattatttttagtcTTGTATGGCACCATCATTCTTGGAAACCTGGTTATCATCATGACTATAAAGACAAGTGAACAGCTGAACTCtcccatgtacttcttcctgAGCTACTTGTCTTTTGTGGATATTGGTTACTCTACTGTCACAGCTCCCAACCTCATTTATCACCTCCTTGTTGAGAAGAAGACCATCTCATTTTGGGGCTGCATAGCTCAGGTCTTTGTGGGCCATTTCTTTGGGTGCACTGAGATTTTCCTTCTGACAGTGATGGCCTACGATCGTTGCATTGCTATCTGCAAGCCTCTCCATTACACAACTATTGTGAACAAGCCTGCCTGTGCCTGGCTGGTGGCAGCTTCTTGGCTGGGAGGGTTGGTGCACTCAGTGGTGCAAACCCTGCTGATCATTCAGCTCCCTTTTTGTGGGCCCAATGAGATTGACCACTTCTTCTGTGATGTTCACCCTTTACTGCAGCTGGCTTGCACTGACACCTACATCATTGGGGTCACCGTGGCTGCCAACAGTGGTGTGATTTCCCTCAGCTCTTTTGTTGTCCTGGTTGTGTCCTATGCTGTCATTCTGGTTTCTCTGAGGACTCACACTCCTGAAGGGTGTCTCAAAGCACTCTACACGTGTTCTTCCCACATCACTGTTGTAGTTCTGTTCTTTGGGCCCTGCATTTTCATCTACCTGCGCCCTTCTGCCACCTTCTCAGCAGACAAGGTGGTGTCTGTCTTCTACACCATCATCACACCCATGCTCAACCCCTTGATCTACACCCTCCGAaataaagagatgaaaaatgccATGAAAACTTTGTGGAGCAGAAAagtggaggggagaggggaacgAAGCAACACAGCACGTGTTTGTAAGATGATGTGA
- the LOC139804476 gene encoding olfactory receptor 4E2-like encodes MEAPAEAMALGNFSQVTEFILIGLSEKRELQVLYFTFFFLAYTMVLLGNLLIIVTVRSDPKLSSPMYFLLCHLSFIDICCTSVTSPRLLVDLLFQRKSIAFEACVAQLFFLHFVGASEMFLLTVMAYDRYAAICKPLHYTALMSRQVCWVLVSACWAGGFLHSIVQTLLTIQLPFCGPNKIDSYFCDVPPVIRLACTDIYVTEWLMASNSGLISLLCFLVLVTSYTFILVTIRVRFTEGHWKALSTCGSHVLVVTLFFVPCIFIYLCPFSASPSDKHICVIYTVICPVMNPLIYTLRNNEVKASMWKLWKSCRVS; translated from the coding sequence ATGGAAGCCCCAGCTGAAGCAATGGCACTGGGAAACTTCTCCCAGGTGACTGAATTCATCCTCATTGGGCTTTCTGAGAAAAGGGAGCTACAAGTCCTCTACTTCACCTTCTTCTTCCTGGCCTATACCATGGTTTTGCTGGGAAACCTCCTCATCATTGTGACCGTCAGGAGTGACCCCAAGCTGTCCTCACCCATGTACTTCCTCCTCTGCCATCTGTCCTTCATAGATATCTGCTGCACCTCTGTCacctctcccaggctgctggtggACCTCCTCTTTCAGAGGAAGAGCATTGCCTTTGAAGCCTGCGTggctcagctttttttcctccattttgtGGGGGCCTCAGAGATGTTCCTCCTGACGGTGATGGCGTACGACCGCTACGCTGCCATCTGCAAGCCCCTGCACTACACAGCCCTCATGAGCAGGCAAGTGTGCTGGGTTCTGGTGTCTGCCTGCTGGGCAGGGGGTTTCCTCCACTCCATTGTCCAGACCCTGCTCACAATCCAGCTCCCTTTCTGTGGCCCTAACAAGATTGACAGCTACTTCTGTGACGTGCCCCCCGTCATTCGTCTCGCCTGCACGGACATCTATGTCACCGAGTGGCTCATGGCTTCCAACAGTGGCCTCATCTCCCTGCTTTGCTTCCTGGTGCTGGTCACATCCTACACCTTCATCCTGGTCACAATCAGGGTCCGTTTCACTGAGGGGCACTGGAAGGCCCTCTCCACCTGTGGCTCACACGTGCTGGTTGTCACCCTCTTCTTTGTCCCCTGCATCTTCATCTATCTCTGTCCCTTTTCTGCCTCCCCCTCTGACAAGCACATCTGTGTGATCTACACTGTGATCTGCCCAGTGAtgaaccccctcatctacaCCCTGAGGAATAACGAGGTCAAGGCATCCATGTGGAAGTTGTGGAAGAGCTGCAGAGTCTCCTGA
- the LOC139804854 gene encoding olfactory receptor 5V1-like, protein MNDKTQSANLSTVSEFVLVGLSDAPEVCFLLFVLFLLIYLTTMAGNITILVAISTDTHLHNPMYFFLGNLSLLDILCPTVTVPKMLEALLLENRVISFTGCMFQLFFFIDVVGTEIFLLALMAYDRYVAICHPLHYMNIMNMKLCAHLAIGTWVVGFLNSLLHTSMIFTLLFCESNKIDQYYCDIPPVLALSCSPTSSREVVILLVAGLLGSSAFLVTLISYTYILLAVLHMKSPESRHKAFSTCGSHLTVVCLFYGTTIGTYALPSSTYSPTQGRMVSMLYGILTPLVNPLIYSLRNKEVKNALSRGYRQIRTALTRQ, encoded by the coding sequence ATGAATGATAAGACACAGAGTGCCAACCTATCAACAGTGTCTGAATTTGTTCTTGTAGGCCTCTCTGATGCTCCAGaagtctgttttcttctctttgtgctCTTCTTGCTCATTTATTTAACCACCATGGCAGGCAACATCACAATCCTCGTTGCCATTAGCACAGACACTCATCTGCACAAccccatgtacttcttccttGGCAACTTATCCTTACTGGACATCTTATGTCCCACTGTCACTGTGCCTAAGATGCTGGAGGCCTTGCTGCTGGAGAACAGGGTGATTTCATTCACTGGCTGCATGTTccagttgtttttcttcattgatGTTGTAGGcacagagatttttctcctgGCTCTCATGGCATACGACCGGTACGTTGCAATATGTCACCCACTGCACTACATGAACATCATGAACATGAAACTCTGTGCTCACCTTGCCATTGGCACCTGGGTGGTAGGGTTCTTAAACTCCCTGTTGCACACCTCTATGATTTTTACACTCCTTTTTTGTGAGTCTAACAAAATTGATCAGTATTACTGTGATATTCCCCCTGTGCTGGCCCTCTCCTGCTCACCTACTTccagcagggaggtggtgattCTTCTTGTTGCTGGGCTCCTGGGGAGCAGTGCTTTTCTGGTCACTCTGATCTCCTACACCTACATCctcctggctgtcctgcacatGAAGTCTCCTGAGAGCAGGCACAAAGCCTTCTCCACTTGTGGCTCTCACTTGACTGTAGTGTGCCTTTTCTATGGCACTACCATTGGCACATATGCACTGCCCTCCTCCACCTACTCCCCTACTCAGGGTAGGATGGTTTCCATGCTCTATGGAATCCTCACTCCCTTGGTGAACCCCTTAATCTACAGCCTGAGGAACAAGGAAGTTAAAAATGCCCTAAGTAGAGGGTACAGACAGATAAGAACTGCTTTAACAAGACAGTAA
- the LOC139804858 gene encoding uncharacterized protein, producing the protein MDTTLLTQLGWLLLIWASGLLLFLAVWAERQCWCKHSSKQHQVTPCSLWRCLAEAHDLGKKAALHGCEVEICDGQGRALGRFLCHDLSCVPCKKFIQKRRQHLREAQQNPKSTQHPSCPPLRRCRRLGGQGKRRKLLAQHRDQAHVLAEAPGPLHQATADSEIQLGSQAEELTEPLPSELERDVGYRASAAAATYPPPRANPWLSDDEPSE; encoded by the exons ATGGACACCACACTATTGACTCAGCTTGGCTGGCTCCTCCTGATCTGGGCCAGTGGCCTCCTCCTGTTCCTGGCAGTCTGGGCTGAGAGGCAGTGCTGGTGCAAGCACTCCAGCAAACAGCACCAG GTcactccctgcagcctgtggaggtGTCTGGCAGAAGCCCACGACCTAG GCAAGAAGGCAGCACTGCACGGCTGTGAGGTCGAGATCTGtgatgggcagggcagggcccTGGGTCGGTTCCTGTGCCACGACCTGAGCTGTGTCCCTTGCAAAAAATTCATCcagaagaggaggcagcatcTGCGTGAGgcacaacaaaaccccaagagCACCCAACACCCCAGCTGCCCTCCCTTGCGCCGCTGCAGGCGGCTGGGGGGACAGGGCAAGCGTAGGAAGCTCcttgcccagcacagggaccaAGCCCACGTTTTGGCAGAAGCCCCAGGGCCACTCCATCAAGCCACAGCTGACTCTGAAATCCAGCTTGGTAGCCAAGCTGAGGAGCTGACAGAGCCACTGCCCtcagagctggagagagacGTTGGCTACCGGGCCAGTGCGGCGGCAGCCACCTACCCACCCCCCCGAGCCAACCCGTGGCTGTCTGATGATGAACCCTCAGAATaa
- the LOC139804856 gene encoding olfactory receptor 5J3-like, translating to MADENCTHVTHFTFLGLTEHPQLKLLLFVLFLGIYVLTVLGNLGLITLIRLSPQLHTPMYFFLGCLSFLDICYSSTITPKMLLDLPTTNKVISFPGCLTQLYFFAVFGTAEVYLLAAMAYDRYVAISKPLLYEAAMSPGLCRSLVAGSYLVGLLNASVHTSALLRLSFCGPLVINHFYCDVTPLLAVTSTDPRLNEGLVFVFVGFNLLATNLFILTSYTCLVVAVGRMGSAGSRHKAFSTCTSHLAAVFILYVSAAFNYLQPTSPNLLEGKKIASIFYTILIPVLNPMIYSLRNKEVKHALSTLIRRKVCF from the coding sequence ATGGCTGATGAGAACTGCACCCACGTGACTCATTTCACCTTCTTGGGACTCACGGAGCACCCACAGCTGAAACTTCTCCTCTTTGTGCTCTTCCTGGGGATCTATGTGCTGACAGTCCTGGGGAACCTCGGCCTCATCACCCTCATCAGGCTCAGCCCTCAGctccacacccccatgtacttcttcctgGGTTGTTTGTCCTTCTTAGACATTTGCTACTCCTCCACCATCACCCCAAAAATGCTGCTGGACCTCCCAACAACAAACAAAgtcatttcttttcctggctGCCTCACACAGTTGtatttctttgcagtttttggCACAGCTGAAGTTTACCTGCTGGCTGCCATGGCCTACGACCGCTACGTGGCCATCTCCAAGCCTCTGCTCTACGAGGCTGCCATgtcccctgggctctgcaggagccTGGTTGCTGGGTCCTACCTTGTAGGGTTGCTGAATGCCAGTGTGCACACAAGTGCCCTGCTCAGGTTGTCCTTCTGTGGCCCCTTGGTCATCAACCATTTCTACTGTGATGTGACACCTCTGCTCGCCGTCACCTCCACCGACCCGCGCCTCAACGAGGGGTTGGTGTTTGTCTTTGTGGGTTTCAACTTGCTGGCCACCAACCTCTTCATCCTCACCTCCTACACCTgcctggtggtggctgtgggcAGGATGGGCTCTGCTGGAAGCAGGCACAAAGCCTTCTCCACCTGCACCTCCCACCTGGCAGCTGTCTTTATCCTCTACGTGTCTGCTGCCTTTAATTACCTCCAGCCCACGTCACCAAACTTACTGGAGGGCAAGAAAATTGCATCCATCTTCTACACCATTCTCATCCCCGTGCTGAACCCCATGATTTACAGCCTGAGGAACAAGGAGGTGAAGCACGCCCTCAGCACTCTGATCAGGAGGAAAGTGTGCTTCTGA